A part of Aquaspirillum sp. LM1 genomic DNA contains:
- a CDS encoding ABC transporter ATP-binding protein, with protein sequence MIGAPLPTGPAAAPVLRLQQVHKTYQLGAHRIDALRGVDLCVQAGELLALTGPSGSGKSTLLNLCGLIDTPDAGEIALNGISVNGLDETARTLLRRDALGFVFQNFHLVPVMTVAENVDYPLFLADVPLAERRERVAAQLAAVGLAEHARHKPDALSGGQRQRVAIARALIKRPRLVIADEPTASLDSRTADQVLALMRERGHAEGAAFIIATHDPRLTAQCDRVVSLLDGVIQ encoded by the coding sequence ATGATTGGCGCACCCTTGCCTACCGGGCCAGCTGCCGCACCGGTATTGCGCCTGCAGCAGGTGCATAAAACCTACCAACTGGGCGCACACCGGATTGACGCCCTGCGCGGGGTGGATCTCTGCGTGCAGGCTGGCGAGCTGCTGGCGCTTACCGGGCCATCGGGCAGCGGCAAAAGCACGCTGCTGAATCTGTGCGGGCTGATTGACACCCCGGATGCCGGCGAGATTGCCCTTAATGGCATCAGCGTCAATGGCCTGGACGAAACCGCGCGCACCCTGCTGCGCCGCGACGCGCTGGGGTTTGTGTTTCAGAATTTTCATCTGGTGCCGGTGATGACAGTAGCCGAGAACGTGGACTACCCGCTGTTTCTGGCCGATGTGCCGCTGGCCGAGCGGCGCGAACGGGTGGCGGCCCAGCTGGCGGCGGTGGGGCTGGCCGAGCACGCCCGGCATAAGCCGGATGCGCTCAGCGGCGGCCAGCGTCAGCGGGTGGCGATTGCCCGCGCGCTGATCAAGCGGCCCCGGCTGGTGATTGCCGACGAACCCACCGCCAGCCTGGATTCACGCACCGCCGACCAGGTGCTGGCGCTGATGCGCGAACGCGGCCACGCCGAAGGCGCGGCTTTCATCATTGCCACCCACGACCCGCGCCTGACCGCGCAGTGTGATCGGGTGGTGTCCTTGCTGGATGGGGTGATCCAATGA
- a CDS encoding alanine--glyoxylate aminotransferase family protein, translated as MRSRAASRRQHATKRANPGVSAGWPGANASAASRRTRANAIGKTLRASCHKSAHWRYARVLRRQPAKPDVFKEKNDVTALLPQPDPEGLLEYSVVYTDRALNHMSQRFQGVMKDISRLLKQVYHADATAIVPGSGTFGMEAVARQFATDQKVLVIRNGWFSFRWTQIFEMGRIPADTQVLKARQVGSGPQAPFAPAPIDEVVATIRAYRPAVVFAPHVETASGMMLPDSYLQAVGEAVREVGGLFVLDCIASGTVWVNMQANLVDVLISAPQKGWSASPCGALIGLSERALARLNDTTSTSFACDLKKWRQIMEAFETGSHAYHATMPTDALAVLRDVMLETEQYGFDNVCAEQHELGRQVRALLEARGFPSVAAEGFQAPGVVVSYTTDPEIQTGKKFLATGLQTAAGVPLQCDEGADFRSFRVGLFGLDKLHDPARTVASLAEGLDKVLGAA; from the coding sequence ATGCGCAGCCGCGCCGCCAGCCGCCGCCAGCATGCGACGAAACGCGCCAATCCCGGCGTCAGCGCCGGCTGGCCGGGCGCGAATGCGTCGGCGGCCAGCCGGCGCACCAGGGCAAACGCAATAGGCAAAACCCTGCGCGCCAGTTGCCACAAATCCGCCCACTGGCGGTATGCTAGGGTTTTGCGCCGCCAGCCGGCCAAACCCGATGTGTTCAAGGAGAAAAACGACGTGACTGCCCTGCTGCCCCAACCCGATCCCGAAGGCTTGCTCGAATATTCCGTGGTGTATACCGACCGCGCACTCAACCATATGTCGCAGCGTTTTCAGGGGGTGATGAAGGACATTTCGCGCCTGCTCAAGCAGGTGTACCACGCAGACGCCACCGCCATCGTGCCCGGTAGCGGCACCTTTGGCATGGAAGCCGTGGCCCGCCAGTTTGCCACCGACCAAAAAGTGCTGGTCATCCGCAACGGCTGGTTCAGCTTCCGCTGGACGCAGATTTTTGAAATGGGCCGTATCCCGGCAGACACCCAGGTGCTCAAGGCCCGCCAGGTAGGCAGCGGCCCGCAAGCCCCGTTTGCCCCGGCCCCAATCGACGAAGTGGTGGCCACCATCCGCGCCTACCGCCCAGCCGTGGTGTTTGCCCCGCACGTGGAAACCGCCTCCGGCATGATGCTGCCCGACAGCTATCTGCAGGCCGTGGGTGAAGCCGTGCGCGAAGTGGGTGGGCTGTTTGTGCTGGACTGTATTGCCTCCGGCACGGTGTGGGTGAATATGCAGGCCAATCTGGTAGACGTGCTGATCAGCGCCCCACAAAAAGGCTGGAGCGCCTCGCCCTGCGGCGCGCTGATTGGCCTGAGCGAGCGCGCCCTGGCCCGGCTGAACGACACCACCAGCACCAGCTTTGCCTGCGATTTGAAAAAATGGCGGCAAATCATGGAAGCCTTTGAAACCGGCAGCCACGCCTACCATGCCACCATGCCCACCGACGCACTGGCCGTGCTGCGCGACGTGATGCTGGAAACCGAGCAATACGGCTTTGACAACGTGTGCGCCGAACAGCACGAACTGGGCCGCCAGGTGCGCGCCCTGCTGGAAGCACGCGGCTTCCCCAGCGTCGCCGCCGAAGGCTTCCAGGCCCCTGGTGTGGTAGTGAGCTACACCACCGACCCGGAGATTCAAACCGGCAAGAAATTCCTCGCCACCGGCCTGCAAACCGCCGCCGGCGTGCCGCTGCAATGCGACGAAGGCGCGGATTTCCGCTCCTTCCGCGTGGGCCTGTTCGGGCTGGATAAACTGCATGACCCGGCACGGACGGTGGCGAGCTTGGCGGAGGGCTTGGATAAGGTGTTGGGGGCGGCGTAA
- a CDS encoding AAA family ATPase: protein MTNSTLERFQIIGLHGCRFVDVTIRDNTLILVGENGSGKTTFLRILFHFLSGRWLPLVQFRFDSIVATIGGIEYKVSHEELVKAFKGIDRRFLAEIPLPLRRRVMELIERGELEKAGIELERMGGRYGVSPDVFLRQLEFFGETPRGPKKELQETITKIREAIQAQVLYLPTYRRIERELSSIFEDVDPDDFRRNRTRLRQQESTESYIEFVEFGMKDVQNAVDRTLERLKEFARENLNNLTLRYLGDVVNREYQNVGMNEIADVSEQTVREVLDRIHESILNKNHKDHLFGVINSARSADNPTEHERIIYHYFLKLLRFQQSLQEKERQMSAFCALCSEYIVDKTFVYDSQTFSFSIVPAENPQSERSITLSDLSSGEKQIVSLFSHLYLSGQQNFFVLIDEPELSLSVPWQRRFLIDIHEGCFTKGLVAVTHSPFIYDNSLNKYAHSLGEFVNL from the coding sequence ATGACCAACAGTACACTTGAACGATTTCAGATCATTGGCCTACACGGTTGTAGGTTTGTCGACGTCACGATTCGGGATAACACGCTTATCCTTGTCGGCGAAAATGGATCGGGGAAGACTACGTTTCTCCGCATCCTTTTTCACTTCCTATCTGGCCGATGGCTTCCTCTCGTTCAATTCCGTTTTGATTCGATTGTTGCCACCATAGGAGGTATCGAGTACAAGGTCTCCCATGAAGAACTTGTCAAGGCATTCAAAGGCATTGATCGTCGCTTTCTAGCCGAAATTCCTCTCCCGCTTAGACGGCGCGTGATGGAACTCATAGAACGGGGCGAATTGGAAAAGGCGGGAATTGAACTCGAACGCATGGGTGGACGATATGGCGTCTCGCCCGATGTCTTTCTCAGGCAGCTAGAGTTCTTCGGGGAGACGCCAAGAGGACCCAAGAAGGAACTTCAAGAAACTATCACAAAAATACGAGAAGCGATTCAAGCCCAGGTTCTCTATTTACCAACCTACCGCCGCATTGAGCGGGAATTGAGCAGTATTTTTGAAGATGTTGACCCTGACGATTTTCGCCGCAACCGAACCCGTCTTCGTCAGCAGGAATCCACCGAGTCGTACATCGAATTCGTCGAATTTGGTATGAAGGACGTCCAGAACGCAGTCGATCGAACCTTAGAACGGTTAAAGGAGTTTGCGCGCGAGAATCTCAATAACCTGACCTTAAGGTATTTGGGTGATGTTGTTAATCGAGAATATCAGAACGTTGGAATGAATGAGATCGCTGACGTATCTGAGCAAACCGTCCGTGAAGTACTCGACAGAATCCACGAGAGCATTCTTAACAAGAACCACAAAGATCATCTATTTGGCGTTATCAACTCGGCGCGCTCGGCAGATAACCCAACAGAGCATGAACGAATCATCTACCACTACTTCCTCAAACTTCTTAGGTTCCAACAGTCGCTCCAGGAAAAAGAGCGCCAGATGTCCGCATTTTGTGCTCTCTGCTCTGAATACATAGTTGACAAGACGTTTGTTTATGATAGCCAGACCTTCAGTTTCTCAATTGTGCCCGCTGAAAACCCCCAGTCTGAACGATCAATCACGTTGAGCGATCTTTCTTCTGGTGAAAAGCAAATCGTCTCGCTGTTTAGTCACCTCTACTTGTCTGGCCAGCAAAATTTCTTTGTTCTGATTGATGAGCCAGAGTTATCCCTATCCGTTCCATGGCAACGACGCTTTCTCATTGACATCCACGAAGGATGCTTCACGAAGGGTTTGGTAGCAGTCACTCACTCGCCATTTATTTATGATAATAGTCTAAATAAATACGCGCACTCACTCGGCGAATTTGTGAATTTATAG
- a CDS encoding DUF4435 domain-containing protein, giving the protein MSMLDIHAKALNCISAAHHEFLLRYKVNAKVVYGIVEGKEDPMFYRGLIEKNLPDGWEVELIPAGCKDKVLKAIEAFDWTRFSPKQICFFVDRDLSCFIEDTPLTAENLYVTDNYSIENDAANFGVFKRILEEVLSISGLKPHEFDLIENRFAAGLALFCEVMTPIMAQILIWRSEGKRPCLNDIDIKNLFTFRDGAIQIRNGFETTLSRLQNVASCVGLSVATKAAIAEAEARFQEKQGTKKFIRGKYLLWFMVEMALEIHRSISSVVARFTSPPKVRVSLGMKNAMIIISPRVRCPRSLNDFLDLNYGKYAIEHNGKAC; this is encoded by the coding sequence ATGTCGATGCTTGATATTCATGCTAAAGCACTAAATTGTATTAGCGCTGCACATCATGAGTTTCTTCTCCGTTATAAAGTCAATGCTAAGGTTGTCTACGGCATTGTCGAAGGAAAGGAAGACCCAATGTTTTATAGAGGATTAATCGAGAAAAATCTCCCAGATGGTTGGGAGGTTGAGTTGATTCCAGCAGGCTGCAAAGACAAAGTGCTCAAGGCTATTGAGGCATTCGATTGGACGCGGTTTTCTCCAAAACAGATTTGTTTTTTTGTTGATCGAGATTTGTCATGTTTCATAGAAGATACTCCTCTGACTGCCGAGAACCTTTACGTTACCGACAACTACTCGATAGAAAACGATGCGGCCAATTTCGGGGTGTTCAAGCGCATACTGGAGGAAGTCCTGAGTATTTCTGGCCTAAAGCCTCATGAGTTTGATTTAATAGAAAATCGATTCGCAGCTGGTCTGGCTTTATTCTGCGAAGTAATGACTCCCATTATGGCCCAGATCCTTATTTGGCGTAGCGAGGGAAAACGGCCATGTTTGAATGACATTGATATAAAAAACTTATTTACATTTCGAGACGGTGCCATTCAAATTAGAAATGGCTTTGAAACTACTCTTTCAAGATTGCAGAATGTAGCGAGCTGTGTAGGTCTCTCTGTCGCCACCAAGGCCGCCATAGCTGAGGCTGAAGCGCGTTTCCAAGAGAAGCAGGGTACGAAAAAATTCATCCGAGGAAAGTATCTTTTATGGTTTATGGTAGAAATGGCTCTGGAGATTCACCGGTCGATATCATCCGTCGTTGCACGATTCACATCTCCACCGAAAGTACGGGTTAGTCTGGGCATGAAAAATGCTATGATAATTATATCTCCACGGGTTAGATGCCCGAGGTCGCTTAATGATTTCCTTGACCTGAACTATGGAAAATATGCAATAGAACATAATGGTAAGGCATGCTGA
- a CDS encoding transposase yields MENRKPYPIRCQRREWAFVAPYLTLFPLDAGQRKHSLREVFNAVRYVVRRGCPWRMLPNDLPPWPLVYQHMQCWLAAGCFEDMVLNLRVLLHLPDDRPCLRHCTNGSVN; encoded by the coding sequence ATGGAGAACCGCAAACCTTACCCAATCCGATGTCAGCGACGAGAATGGGCGTTCGTCGCACCGTACTTGACCCTGTTTCCCTTGGACGCAGGGCAGCGCAAACACTCACTGCGCGAGGTGTTCAACGCTGTGCGCTACGTGGTACGCCGTGGTTGTCCATGGCGCATGCTGCCCAATGATCTGCCGCCATGGCCACTGGTTTACCAACACATGCAGTGTTGGCTGGCTGCGGGCTGCTTTGAAGATATGGTGCTCAACTTGCGGGTGCTGTTGCACCTGCCGGATGACCGCCCGTGTCTGAGGCACTGCACCAACGGATCTGTGAACTAA
- a CDS encoding ATP/GTP-binding protein: MLSRLEIKQFTVFRELNLSCSPGLNVVVGENSSGKSHLLKLLYALIATSASAGKSAHAQPPTKAYLQKAYGEKLLGVFRPESLGRLVSRRQGRERCEVAVCFDHQVLDVGISFATNSKTDVQVDTLPSAWEAQSPLYLPTRELLTIYPNFVAIYEGHYLEFEETWRDTCIHLGGLLQKGPRTLQTAKLIEPIEQALGGKVVLEKNGRFYLRVPGGGNMEMPLVAEGHRKLAMLARLIANGVIQAQGYLFWDEPEANLNPRLIRQVAQVIHGLVLAGVQVFIASHSFFLLKELELLSRRQPVPQTFIGLYWQEGAAGVSCEQAEVLPGLNHIVALDEELAQYDRELQGGA, from the coding sequence ATGTTAAGTAGATTGGAAATCAAGCAGTTTACGGTCTTCCGTGAACTCAACCTGAGCTGTTCGCCTGGCCTGAATGTGGTGGTGGGCGAAAACAGCAGCGGCAAATCGCATTTGCTCAAGCTGCTGTATGCCTTGATTGCCACCAGCGCCAGCGCGGGAAAATCCGCACACGCTCAGCCACCCACCAAGGCGTATTTGCAAAAAGCCTATGGTGAAAAATTGCTGGGGGTGTTTCGTCCAGAATCGCTGGGCCGCTTGGTCAGCCGCCGGCAAGGCCGCGAGCGCTGCGAGGTGGCGGTGTGCTTTGATCATCAGGTGCTGGATGTCGGCATCAGCTTTGCCACCAATTCGAAAACCGATGTGCAGGTGGATACCCTTCCCAGCGCATGGGAGGCGCAAAGCCCCTTATATTTGCCCACCCGTGAGTTGCTGACGATTTATCCCAATTTTGTCGCGATCTACGAGGGGCATTATCTGGAGTTTGAAGAAACCTGGCGCGATACCTGTATTCATTTGGGCGGCCTGTTGCAAAAAGGCCCACGCACATTGCAAACCGCCAAGCTGATCGAACCGATTGAGCAAGCGCTGGGCGGCAAGGTGGTGCTGGAAAAAAATGGCCGGTTTTATTTGCGCGTTCCCGGCGGCGGCAATATGGAAATGCCGCTGGTGGCAGAAGGCCATCGCAAGCTGGCCATGCTGGCGCGGCTGATTGCCAATGGGGTGATCCAGGCCCAGGGCTATCTGTTTTGGGATGAACCCGAGGCGAATTTGAACCCGCGCCTGATTCGTCAGGTGGCGCAGGTGATTCATGGGCTGGTGCTGGCGGGGGTGCAGGTGTTTATTGCCAGCCATAGTTTTTTCTTGCTCAAGGAGCTGGAGCTGCTGTCGCGACGCCAGCCCGTGCCGCAAACGTTCATCGGCTTGTATTGGCAGGAGGGGGCCGCCGGGGTGAGCTGCGAACAGGCCGAGGTGTTGCCCGGCTTAAACCATATCGTGGCCCTGGATGAAGAGCTGGCCCAGTATGACCGCGAGTTGCAGGGGGGCGCATGA
- a CDS encoding LysR family transcriptional regulator: MRFDFVDLRLLVHVAEAGNLTAGAARLPIALSAASQRMRKLETLFGVALFERERDGVRLTADGARCVEHARVLLRAADRMQRELTHPAQQGRQVLRLAATTVTTAEFLPDVLGRFLAQHPDVDVEIDERQSAATIQAIRDGEHDLGIIDGNTGAERLALLPFSRDKLVLVAHADHPLAALHQVSFATALDHPFVALRPDSGMQQFIERAALLHGGKLQVRLRVPSFEALYRLVAAGAGLGVLPEAAALRYRGAGQPVTIVEFSDRWAERELKLCARDFVSLSPLQQRFVGFLARGDE; this comes from the coding sequence ATGCGCTTCGACTTTGTAGACCTGCGCCTGCTGGTGCATGTGGCCGAGGCCGGCAATCTCACTGCCGGCGCGGCGCGTTTGCCGATTGCCCTGTCGGCGGCCAGTCAGCGCATGCGCAAGCTGGAAACCCTGTTTGGCGTGGCGCTGTTCGAGCGTGAGCGCGATGGCGTGCGGCTGACGGCGGATGGTGCGCGCTGTGTTGAGCACGCACGGGTGCTGCTGCGCGCTGCCGACCGCATGCAGCGCGAGCTGACTCACCCGGCGCAGCAGGGGCGTCAGGTGTTGCGTCTGGCAGCCACCACGGTGACCACGGCGGAGTTTCTGCCGGATGTGCTGGGGCGTTTTCTGGCGCAGCACCCTGATGTAGATGTGGAAATCGACGAGCGGCAAAGCGCGGCCACCATTCAGGCTATCCGCGATGGTGAGCACGATCTGGGCATTATCGACGGCAATACCGGGGCTGAGCGGCTGGCGCTGTTGCCTTTCAGCCGCGACAAGCTGGTGTTGGTGGCGCATGCCGATCACCCGCTGGCGGCCTTGCACCAGGTATCGTTTGCCACCGCGCTGGATCACCCGTTTGTGGCCTTGCGTCCGGACAGCGGCATGCAGCAGTTTATCGAGCGGGCGGCCTTGCTGCATGGTGGCAAGCTACAGGTGCGCTTACGCGTGCCCAGTTTTGAAGCCTTATACCGGCTGGTGGCCGCTGGCGCGGGTTTGGGCGTGCTGCCCGAAGCGGCGGCGCTGCGCTATCGCGGTGCCGGCCAGCCGGTGACGATTGTGGAATTCAGCGACCGCTGGGCCGAGCGTGAGCTCAAGCTGTGCGCGCGGGATTTTGTCAGCCTGTCGCCGTTGCAGCAGCGCTTTGTCGGGTTTTTGGCGCGCGGGGACGAATAA
- the leuC gene encoding 3-isopropylmalate dehydratase large subunit — MTAQTLYDKLWQSHVVHEEADGTVLLYIDRHLIHEVTSPQAFEGLKLAGRAPWRVSSIVATADHNTPTDHWDQGIQDPISRQQVETLDANIREVGARAYFPFKDRGQGVIHVMGPEQGATLPGMTVVCGDSHTSTHGALGCLAHGIGTSEVEHVLATQTLVAKKSKSMRIAVEGELGAGVSAKDVALAIIGKIGTAGGTGYAIEFAGSAIRGLTIEGRMTLCNMAIEAGARAGMVAVDQATIDYVKGRPLAPTGAMWDQAVAYWNTLHSDEGAQFDAVVELKAEDILPQVTWGTSPEMVVTVADRVPDPAQEADPVKKSGIERALAYMGLTANTPVNEIPVDVVFIGSCTNSRIEDLRAAASVIRGRQKAANVKRVLVVPGSGLVKAEAEAEGLDRLFVEAGFEWREPGCSMCLAMNADRLEPGERCASTSNRNFEGRQGQGGRTHLVSPAMAAAAALAGHFVDVRSF; from the coding sequence ATGACCGCACAAACGCTTTACGACAAACTCTGGCAAAGCCATGTGGTGCACGAAGAAGCCGACGGCACCGTGCTGCTCTATATTGACCGCCATCTGATTCACGAAGTGACCAGCCCGCAAGCCTTTGAAGGGCTGAAGCTGGCCGGGCGTGCGCCGTGGCGGGTGAGCTCGATTGTGGCCACTGCCGACCACAACACCCCCACCGACCACTGGGACCAGGGCATTCAAGACCCGATTTCCCGCCAGCAGGTGGAAACCCTGGACGCCAATATCCGCGAAGTGGGCGCGCGCGCTTACTTCCCGTTCAAGGACCGTGGCCAGGGCGTGATTCACGTCATGGGCCCGGAACAAGGCGCCACCCTGCCGGGCATGACCGTGGTGTGCGGCGACAGCCACACCTCCACCCATGGCGCGCTGGGCTGTCTGGCGCACGGCATTGGCACCTCGGAAGTCGAGCATGTGCTGGCCACGCAAACCCTGGTGGCAAAAAAATCCAAATCCATGCGGATCGCGGTGGAAGGCGAGCTGGGCGCGGGCGTGTCGGCCAAGGATGTGGCGCTGGCCATCATCGGCAAGATCGGCACTGCCGGTGGCACCGGCTACGCCATCGAATTTGCCGGCAGCGCCATTCGCGGCCTGACCATCGAAGGCCGCATGACCCTGTGCAATATGGCCATCGAAGCCGGTGCCCGCGCCGGCATGGTGGCGGTGGATCAGGCCACCATCGACTACGTCAAGGGTCGCCCGCTGGCCCCCACCGGCGCGATGTGGGATCAGGCCGTGGCTTACTGGAACACCCTGCACTCCGACGAAGGCGCGCAGTTTGACGCCGTGGTCGAGCTCAAGGCCGAAGACATCCTGCCGCAAGTCACCTGGGGCACCTCGCCGGAAATGGTGGTGACCGTGGCCGACCGCGTGCCCGATCCGGCGCAAGAAGCCGATCCGGTGAAAAAATCCGGCATCGAGCGCGCGCTGGCCTATATGGGCCTGACCGCCAACACCCCGGTGAATGAAATCCCGGTGGATGTGGTGTTTATTGGCTCGTGCACCAACTCGCGCATCGAAGACCTGCGCGCTGCCGCCAGCGTGATCCGTGGCCGCCAAAAAGCCGCCAACGTCAAGCGCGTGCTGGTGGTGCCGGGCTCGGGCCTGGTGAAGGCCGAAGCCGAGGCCGAAGGGCTGGACCGCCTGTTTGTCGAAGCCGGCTTTGAATGGCGCGAACCGGGCTGTTCCATGTGCCTGGCGATGAACGCCGACCGGCTGGAGCCGGGCGAGCGGTGCGCGTCCACCTCCAACCGCAACTTTGAAGGCCGTCAGGGCCAGGGCGGGCGTACCCACCTGGTTAGCCCGGCCATGGCCGCCGCCGCCGCGCTGGCGGGCCACTTTGTTGACGTTCGCAGCTTCTAA